GTGCACGCGTACCTGCACGGGCTCGGCGTGGAGGTGATGGCCGCCTCGGACAACGTGCTGCGCGGCGGGCTCACGGCCAAGCACGTGGACGTCGAGGAGCTGCGCCGGGTGGTGACGTTCGAGGCGGTGCCCGTGCCCTCGACCGAGCCCGAGCGCGTGGCGGACTCCGTGGTGGCCTTCCGCCCGCCCTTCGACGAGTTCGAGCTGCTGCAGGCCACCCTCGAGGACGACGCCGTCCGTGAGCTCGACGTCCACGGGCCCGGCATCGCCGTGGTCACCCGGGGCAGTGCGCACCTGCGGCTGGCGGGCCAGGAGGTCACCCTCGGCCCGGGCGAGGCCGTGTTCCTGCCCGCCGCCGAGACCGCGACGGGGCCGCTGGCCGTCCGCGCCGCCGACGGCGCCCCCGCCACGGTCCACGTCACGGGCCTGCCCCGCCGCTGACCCTCCCCCGGGGCCTCCCCAGCCCCTCCCCAGAGACGACTTTCGCTCGGGAAATCGTCGTCACCATCCCGGGATTCCGGGGCGGTGGCGACGATTTCCCGAGCGAAAGCGCGGGGGGGTGGGTCAGCGGCCGGTGCGGGTGCCGCGGTCCTCGAGCCACTTGGACCACTTGCGCACGTCGTGCTCGGCGTCCACGGTGCGGACGGTGCCGGACCAGGAGCGCATCACGATCGACTGGGTGACCACGCGGCCGTCCACGAAGCGCACGCCGCGCAGCAGGTCGCCGTCGGTGATGCCGGTGGCGGCGAAGTAGCAGTGGTCCGAGGTGACCAGGTCGTTCGTGGACAGGACGGCGTCCAGGTCCAGGCCGGCGTCGAGGGCCCTCTGCTTCTCGGTTTCGTCCGTGGGGGCCAGGCGGCCCTGGATCACGCCGCCGGTGGCCTTGATGGCGCACGCGGTGACGATGCCCTCGGGGGTGCCGCCGATGCCCATCATCATGTCCACGCCGGTGTCCGGGCGGGCGGCGGCGATCGCGGCGGCGACGTCGCCGTCGAGGATGAACTTCACGCGGGCGCCGGCCTCGCGGATCTCCTTGACCAGGCCCTCGTGACGGGGGCGGTCCAGCACGCACACGGTCACCTGGGAGGCCGGCTTGTCCAGCGCCTTGGCCACGAGCGCGACGTTCTGCTTCACCGGCAGGCGCAAGTCCACGAAGTCCGCGGCCTCCGGGCCCACCACGAGCTTGTCCATGTAGAACACGGCGGAGGGGTCGAACATGGTGCCGCGCTCGGCCACCGCGAAGACGGACAGGGCGTTGTTGTAGCCCATGGCGGTCAGGCGGGTGCCGTCGATCGGGTCCACGGCCACGTCCACGGGAGCGCCGGAGCCGTCGCCGACCTCCTCGCCGTTGAACAGCATGGGGGCCTCGTCCTTCTCGCCCTCGCCGATCACCACGGTGCCGGCCATGCTCACGGTGTCCATGAACGCGCGCATCGCGTCCACCGCGGCGCCGTCGGCCTTGTTCTTGTCGCCGTAGCCGACCCAGGGGCTCGCGGCGATGGCCGCCGCCTCGGTCACGCGGACCAGCTCCATGGCCAGGTTGCGGTCCGGGACGTGGTTCTCGTAGCCGGTCTTCTCCGAGGACGCGCTCGTCATCGCTGCTCCGATCCTTGCTCGCGGCGCACCGTCCGCGAAGGGGACGGGGCGTGGGGGCGACTCTGCCCTCTCCCTCATCCTACGGTGGGCGGTCCGGAGGGGGTGGCACAATGCTCACCGTGAGCTCCACCCATCCCACGGATCCGACCGATCCGAACGCCCCCGCCCCCCGCCCCGTCCTGACCGCCAAGCAGGCGCAGCGGGCCCGGCAGCCGTGGATCGGGATGGTGCTCTCTGTCGTCGCGCTCCTGGCCCTGGTGGCCGTGGTGCTGATCCTCAACCCGGAGCCGCCGCAGCGGCCCCGCGAGGACCGCGTGGACGTGGCGGCCGCCGCCGCCACCGTGCCCCACGACGACGGCGTCCTCCCGGCCCTCGCCCCCGAGGTCCCGGAGTCCTGGTACGCGAACTTCGCCCGCCTGCAGACCATGGACGGCGTCTCCACGTGGGACGTAGGCTGGGTGGTCACGGACACCGTGTTCGCCGGCATGCAGCAGGCCCACGACGTGGACCCCACCTGGGTGACCCTGCGCGTGGACAGCGTCCCCGCCACGGAGACGCTCGAGATCGACGGGCTCGCGTGGGACCTCCACGCGGACCCCCGCGCCCCGGAGAAGCGCCTCGTGACGGAGGTGGAGGACACCACCGTGGTGCTCACCACCACCGGCGACCGCGCCGTCCTCGAGGACCTGGCCCGCGGCGTCGCGAAGGAGACCCGATGAGCACCGAGAACACCGCCACCGCCGCTGCCGCGGCCCACGACGACGGCGCCGCCGGCTCCCGGCCCACGCCCCAGGAGGCGTGGGAGACGCTGGCCGAGGGCAACCGGCGCTTCGTGGCCGGCGACCCCGGCCACCCCAACCAGAACGCGGAGCGCCGCAGCACGCTGACGTCCGGCCAGGAGCCGATCGCCGTCATCTTCGGCTGCTCCGACTCCCGCCTGGCCGCGGAGATCATCTTCGACGTCGGCCTGGGTGACGTGTTCGTCATCCGCACGGCCGGCCAGGTGATCGACGACGCCGTTCTCGGCTCCCTCGAGTACTCCGTGGACGTCCTCAAGATCCCGCTGATCGTGGTGCTCGGCCACGACTCCTGCGGCGCCGTCACCGCCACCGTGGAGTCCTACATCTCCGGGGACATGCCCCCGGGCTTCATCCGCTCGCTCGTGGAGCGCATCACCCCCTCCGTGCTGGCCGGGCGCCGCCGCGGCCTGGAGGAGATCGACGACTTCGTGGCCGAGCACGTGGACCAGACCTGCGACCGCCTCGTGGAGACGAGCCAGGCCGTGCGCGACGCCGTCGAGGCGGGCCGGACGGCCGTCGTCGGGCTGACCTACTCGCTGGCCGGCGGCACCGCCCAGCCCGGCCGCGTGCTGGGCGCGCTGCAGGTGTGACGACGCCGGGCGTCCGGTTCGGGTCCGGAGCCCCGGCGCGCCCTAGGATGTGGCCATGACCGCACAGAACCCCGAGCAGCAGTTCCGCATCGAGCACGACACCATGGGCGAGGTGAAGGTGCCGATCGACGCCCTCTACCGTGCCCAGACCCAGCGCGCCGTGGAGAACTTCCCGATCTCCGGCAAGGGCCTCGAGCCGGCGCACATCCACGCCCTCGCCCAGGTCAAGAAGGCCGCCGCCAAGGCCAACGCCGAGCTCGGCGTCATCTCCCAGGAGCGCGCGGACGCCATCGTGGCCGCCGCGGACCAGGTCATCGCCGGCGAGCACGACGACCAGTACCCGATCGACGTCTTCCAGACCGGCTCGGGCACCTCCTCCAACATGAACACCAACGAGGTGCTCGCCACCCTCGCCACCCGCGCCCTCAAGGACGCCGGCTCCGAGGACGAGGTCCACCCCAACGACCACGTCAACGCCTCACAGTCCTCCAACGACGTGTTCCCCACCTCCGTGCACGTGGCCGTCACCGGCGCCCTGATCAACGAGCTGATCCCCGCCCTGGACCACCTGGCCGTCTCCCTCGAGAAGAAGGAGGAGGCCTTCGCGAACATCGTGAAGTCCGGCCGCACCCACCTCATGGACGCCACCCCGGTGACCCTGGGCCAGGAGTTCGGCGGCTACGCCGCACAGGTCCGCTACGGCATCGAGCGCGTCGAGTCCTCCCTGCCGCGCGTCGCAGAGGTCCCGCTCGGCGGCACCGCCGTGGGCACCGGCATCAACACCCCCAAGGGCTTCTCCGCCCGCGTGATCGAGCTGCTCGCCGAGGAGACCGGCCTGCCGCTGACCGAGGCCCGCAACCACTTCGAGGCGCAGGCCAACCGCGACGGCCTCGTGGAGGCCTCCGGCCAGCTGCGCAACGTGGCCTACTCGATCATGAAGATCAACAACGACCTGCGCTGGATGGGCTCCGGCCCGAACACCGGCCTCGGCGAGATCTTCATCCCGGACCTGCAGCCGGGCTCCTCGATCATGCCGGGCAAGGTCAACCCCGTGATCTGCGAGGCCGCGATCATGGTGTGCGCCCAGGTGATCGGCAACGACACCACCGTGTCCCTGTCCTCCACCAACGGCGCCTTCGAACTGAACGTGGGCATCCCGGTGATGGCCGCCAACCTGCTCGAGTCCATCCGCCTGCTCGCCAACACCTCCCGCGTGATGGCGGACAAGATGATCGACGGCATCGAGGCCAACGAGGAGCGCTGCGCGTTCCTGGCCGGCGCCTCCCCGTCCATCGTGACCCCGCTGAACAAGGTGATCGGCTACGAGGCCGCGGCGAAGATCGCCAAGCACGCCGTGGCCAACAAGATGACCGTGCGCGAGGCCGTGGTGGACCTCGGCTACGTCGAGCGCGGCGAGATCACCGAGGAGCAGCTGGACACCGCCCTGGACACCATGTCCATGACGCACCCGGAGTGATCCGGGGCTGAGCCCGGGGCGCGGCGGGGATCCGCCTCGCCCCCGGGTCCAGGAGCATGACGACGGCGGCCGCCTTCCGCGAGGAGGGCGGCCGCCGTCGTCTCTTGAGCTGTCGCCCGTTCAGCCGCCCGCGGGGGCGAACGCCAGGACGGCCGCCGCCGCAAGGATCATGGGCGGGCCGAAGGGCAGGGCCGTGGAGCGGCTCGCCCGCCGCGCCGCCACGAGGACGGCGGCCACTGCTCCCCCGAGCAGGATCGCACCGAGTCCCGCGGCCACGACGGCCGAGCCTCCCAGCACCCCCGTGTACGCCCCGAGGCCGGCGGCCAGCTTCACGTCCCCCATGCCGAGGCTGCCCCGGCTGAGCACGTGCAGCACGAGCATCGCCGCGGCGTAGCCGAGCCCGCCGAGCACGCTCGAGAGCACGAGGTCGGCCCGGCCCGCGAGCGCGGCGCCCCCGGCCATCGCGGCCAGCCCGCCGAGGGCCAGCCGCAGCGTCCACCGGTTGGGCAGCCGGTGCTCGCGCAGGTCGACGCGCACGAGCACCGCCGCGCACACCGCGAACCACGCCAGCCCCGCGGACCAGAGCACCGCCGTCGCCGGCAGCCCCTGCGCCCAGGCCCATCCCACCCCGTCCATGCGCCCAGCCTAGGCGCGTCGCCGTCAGCCGGAGGCCCCCGTCCACAGGCCCGCGAGCGCCCGGGCCCGTCCGCCCACAGCTCAACCTGAAATGACCATTGCTTCAGGGCGCAACCGGGGCTACTCTTGAGTCACGAGCTTCCGCCCGTCTCATGGGATGTCCGGAGCTCGGACTGACCCCATGGCCTCAATCCCGTTTCAAGGGGCCATGGTGGCGGGCTTCCTCGGTCCCCCATCCCCCCTCCGCGGGGCCGAGCACCCCCGCCGGGGGCCGCTGCTTCGGCAGCGGCCCCATTTTCTTTCCCCGGCCGGCGCTCAGCCGCGGCCGTCCTCCAGCATCTCCGTCACGAGCGCGGCGATCGGCGAGCGCTCCGACCGGGTCAGCGTCACGTGCCCGAACAGCGGGTGCCCCTTGAGCCGCTCCACCACGGCCGCGATCCCGTCGTGCCGGCCCACGCGCAGGTTGTCCCGCTGGGCGACGTCATGGGTGAGCACCACCTTCGAGTTGCGCCCCATGCGGCTGAGCACGGTGAGCAGCACGTTCCGCTCGAGGGACTGCGCCTCGTCCACGATCACCCAGGCGTCGTGCAGGGAGCGCCCTCGGATGTGGGTCAGCGGCAGGACCTCGAGCATGCCGCGGTCCACCACCTCGTCGATCACGGACGGGGAGACGAGCGCGCCGAGCGTGTCGAACACCGCCTGCGCCCACGGCCCCATCTTCTCGCCCTCGGAGCCCGGCAGATAGCCCAGCTCCTGGCCCCCTACGGCGTACAGCGGCCGGAACACGACCACCTTGCGGTGCTCGCGGCGCTCCATCACGGCGTCCAGGCCGGCGCACAGCGCGAGGGCGGACTTGCCCGTGCCCGCGCGGCCGCCGAGGGACACGATGCCCACGGCCGGGTCCGTGAGCAGGTCGATCGCCAGCCGCTGCTCCGCGGAGCGCCCGTGCAGGCCGAACACGTCCTGGTCCCCGCGCACCAGCAGCGCCCGCCCGCCCTCGGCCACGCGGGCCAGGGCGGAGCCGCGCGGGGCGAGGAGCACCAGCCCCGTGTTCACCGGCAGGACCGCGGCCCCGGGCCCTTCGGCACCGGTCCTATCGACCCCGGATCCTCCTGCCCCGGTCCCGTCCGCCTCCGCCTCCACACCCGCACCCACGCCGTCCGTCCCGTCCACCGGCACGCCGGCCAGGGACGCCTCGCCGTCGTCGTAGAGGGCGTCCAGCAGCTCCTGCTCCACGGTGAGGGTCACGGTGCCCCGCCACCCGGAGTCCCGCACCAGCTCGTGCCGGTACTCGTCCGCGCTCAGCCCCATGGCGGCCGCCTTCACGCGCATGGGCAGGTCCTTGGACACCACGGTCACGTCCCGGCCCTCGTCCGCGAACGCCTTCGCGACGGCGAGGATGCGGGAGTCGTTGTCCGTGCCGCGGATGCCCAGCGGCAGGACGTCCGTGGACACGTGGTTGAGCTCGACCCGCAGGGTGCCGCCCTCGGGGCTGATCGGCACCGCCCGGTCGAGGGCGCCGTGCCGGCCGCGCAGGTCGTCGAGCAGCCGCAGCGCGGTCCGGGCGAAGTAGCCCAGGTCCGGGTCGGCCCGCTTGGCCTCCAGCTCGGAGACCACCACGAGCGGCAGGATCACCTCGTGCTCGGCGAAGCGCAGCAAGGCGCGCGGGTCGGAGAGCAGCACGGAGGTGTCCACCACGTAGGTGCGCAGCCCG
The sequence above is a segment of the Micrococcus endophyticus genome. Coding sequences within it:
- a CDS encoding prepilin peptidase, which produces MDGVGWAWAQGLPATAVLWSAGLAWFAVCAAVLVRVDLREHRLPNRWTLRLALGGLAAMAGGAALAGRADLVLSSVLGGLGYAAAMLVLHVLSRGSLGMGDVKLAAGLGAYTGVLGGSAVVAAGLGAILLGGAVAAVLVAARRASRSTALPFGPPMILAAAAVLAFAPAGG
- a CDS encoding class II fumarate hydratase, whose product is MTAQNPEQQFRIEHDTMGEVKVPIDALYRAQTQRAVENFPISGKGLEPAHIHALAQVKKAAAKANAELGVISQERADAIVAAADQVIAGEHDDQYPIDVFQTGSGTSSNMNTNEVLATLATRALKDAGSEDEVHPNDHVNASQSSNDVFPTSVHVAVTGALINELIPALDHLAVSLEKKEEAFANIVKSGRTHLMDATPVTLGQEFGGYAAQVRYGIERVESSLPRVAEVPLGGTAVGTGINTPKGFSARVIELLAEETGLPLTEARNHFEAQANRDGLVEASGQLRNVAYSIMKINNDLRWMGSGPNTGLGEIFIPDLQPGSSIMPGKVNPVICEAAIMVCAQVIGNDTTVSLSSTNGAFELNVGIPVMAANLLESIRLLANTSRVMADKMIDGIEANEERCAFLAGASPSIVTPLNKVIGYEAAAKIAKHAVANKMTVREAVVDLGYVERGEITEEQLDTALDTMSMTHPE
- a CDS encoding DUF4245 domain-containing protein, coding for MLTVSSTHPTDPTDPNAPAPRPVLTAKQAQRARQPWIGMVLSVVALLALVAVVLILNPEPPQRPREDRVDVAAAAATVPHDDGVLPALAPEVPESWYANFARLQTMDGVSTWDVGWVVTDTVFAGMQQAHDVDPTWVTLRVDSVPATETLEIDGLAWDLHADPRAPEKRLVTEVEDTTVVLTTTGDRAVLEDLARGVAKETR
- a CDS encoding carbonic anhydrase, producing MSTENTATAAAAAHDDGAAGSRPTPQEAWETLAEGNRRFVAGDPGHPNQNAERRSTLTSGQEPIAVIFGCSDSRLAAEIIFDVGLGDVFVIRTAGQVIDDAVLGSLEYSVDVLKIPLIVVLGHDSCGAVTATVESYISGDMPPGFIRSLVERITPSVLAGRRRGLEEIDDFVAEHVDQTCDRLVETSQAVRDAVEAGRTAVVGLTYSLAGGTAQPGRVLGALQV
- the glpX gene encoding class II fructose-bisphosphatase, giving the protein MTSASSEKTGYENHVPDRNLAMELVRVTEAAAIAASPWVGYGDKNKADGAAVDAMRAFMDTVSMAGTVVIGEGEKDEAPMLFNGEEVGDGSGAPVDVAVDPIDGTRLTAMGYNNALSVFAVAERGTMFDPSAVFYMDKLVVGPEAADFVDLRLPVKQNVALVAKALDKPASQVTVCVLDRPRHEGLVKEIREAGARVKFILDGDVAAAIAAARPDTGVDMMMGIGGTPEGIVTACAIKATGGVIQGRLAPTDETEKQRALDAGLDLDAVLSTNDLVTSDHCYFAATGITDGDLLRGVRFVDGRVVTQSIVMRSWSGTVRTVDAEHDVRKWSKWLEDRGTRTGR
- a CDS encoding PhoH family protein, whose translation is MVAERVEHGRALTGTTEARPDAAGAAGHAAAARTGAADAVVAPDARETGLRTYVVDTSVLLSDPRALLRFAEHEVILPLVVVSELEAKRADPDLGYFARTALRLLDDLRGRHGALDRAVPISPEGGTLRVELNHVSTDVLPLGIRGTDNDSRILAVAKAFADEGRDVTVVSKDLPMRVKAAAMGLSADEYRHELVRDSGWRGTVTLTVEQELLDALYDDGEASLAGVPVDGTDGVGAGVEAEADGTGAGGSGVDRTGAEGPGAAVLPVNTGLVLLAPRGSALARVAEGGRALLVRGDQDVFGLHGRSAEQRLAIDLLTDPAVGIVSLGGRAGTGKSALALCAGLDAVMERREHRKVVVFRPLYAVGGQELGYLPGSEGEKMGPWAQAVFDTLGALVSPSVIDEVVDRGMLEVLPLTHIRGRSLHDAWVIVDEAQSLERNVLLTVLSRMGRNSKVVLTHDVAQRDNLRVGRHDGIAAVVERLKGHPLFGHVTLTRSERSPIAALVTEMLEDGRG